A single window of Methanoregula sp. DNA harbors:
- the fen gene encoding flap endonuclease-1, with amino-acid sequence MGVALRDIIIDYKSPVSWDALSGVAAIDANNALYQFLTIIRQPDGTPLMDRTGRVTSHLSGILFRTTNFMEKGIRPVFVFDGVPTDLKKATIDLRRKTRTDAHERWKDAVERGDDEEAYKQARASTRVDAEVIRTSQDLLRLMGIPYLQAPGEGEAQAAHMAAKGDVRYVISQDYDTLLFGTPTLVRNLTVSGKRKIHGRTITVNPERIILADLLGGMQLTREQLIEIGILIGTDFNEGVTGIGPKTALKIVQKGEFMYKLREKLPDFDPEPIRDLFLHPAVTDSYDLSWNRPDVEGIVQLLCGTYDFSEERVRKVLEGFTVKAGQKTLEGWF; translated from the coding sequence ATGGGCGTCGCACTTAGGGATATCATCATTGATTATAAATCGCCCGTGAGCTGGGACGCGCTTTCAGGTGTGGCAGCGATTGACGCGAATAACGCGCTCTACCAGTTCCTGACGATCATCCGCCAACCGGACGGCACGCCGCTGATGGACCGCACAGGGCGGGTGACGTCCCATCTCTCGGGAATCCTTTTCCGTACGACAAACTTCATGGAAAAAGGGATCCGGCCGGTCTTTGTTTTCGATGGAGTCCCGACCGATCTCAAGAAGGCAACCATCGACCTGCGCAGGAAGACCAGAACGGATGCACACGAACGGTGGAAGGATGCAGTTGAGCGCGGGGATGACGAGGAGGCATATAAGCAGGCGCGGGCGTCCACCCGCGTGGATGCGGAAGTGATACGGACGTCACAGGATCTCCTCCGGCTTATGGGCATTCCTTATCTCCAGGCACCCGGGGAGGGGGAGGCGCAGGCAGCGCATATGGCGGCAAAGGGGGATGTGCGGTATGTGATATCCCAGGACTATGATACGCTCCTCTTCGGGACGCCCACGCTGGTAAGAAACCTTACAGTGAGCGGGAAGCGGAAGATCCACGGGCGCACCATCACTGTCAATCCCGAACGCATCATCCTTGCCGACCTGCTTGGGGGGATGCAACTCACAAGGGAGCAGCTCATCGAGATCGGGATCCTTATCGGGACGGATTTCAATGAAGGGGTAACCGGGATCGGGCCCAAGACCGCCCTCAAGATCGTGCAGAAAGGGGAGTTTATGTATAAGTTACGGGAAAAGCTGCCTGACTTTGACCCGGAGCCTATCCGTGACCTCTTCCTCCACCCTGCGGTGACCGATTCCTATGACCTCTCATGGAACCGGCCGGATGTGGAGGGCATTGTGCAGCTCCTCTGCGGCACCTATGACTTTTCCGAAGAGCGGGTACGGAAGGTACTCGAAGGGTTCACCGTAAAGGCAGGGCAGAAGACGCTGGAAGGATGGTTTTAA
- a CDS encoding OB-fold nucleic acid binding domain-containing protein, whose amino-acid sequence MLFHYALVDDLITREEFEERVGTKIDSCGDLVDESTAAMLVVGELGRAHVKIQGLSGRSSLFSFFAKVIDKTELRVFDRPDGEKGAVATLLLGDETGTVRVVLWDERAGAVEEIAKGDVLEVIGRHSGKSAKEIYALALRKASCTIECNVPEDSAESLRAEPVDLDVLLIDLEEPRPFTRKDGTGGEMVEAVIGDAHGTARLVAWTPEVLAGILPGASIHITGAKPNMRGEGRAYSIDDKSTVAVTDAQVSTPLTPIGSVGDRGTYSVQGDVKRVQEPRAFKTRDGRASWVRNIIITDGRDDINVVLWGEKALLPITPGTLIEIYYSKAKPGRFHDIELGVGRGSAIRIPEMQSGEIVFEGTVIISNGNTFIDNGRVRYLVEGCDLPRWHEVRVNGMMSGNRIKPGNFEPLTVSPEEVRKKAKDLQDMLVR is encoded by the coding sequence GTGCTCTTCCATTATGCTCTGGTCGATGACCTGATCACCCGGGAAGAGTTTGAAGAAAGGGTTGGGACAAAGATCGATTCATGCGGGGACCTTGTAGACGAGTCAACCGCCGCGATGCTTGTCGTAGGGGAACTGGGCAGGGCGCACGTCAAAATCCAGGGGCTGTCTGGTAGATCCAGCCTCTTTTCTTTTTTTGCAAAAGTCATTGATAAAACAGAACTGAGGGTGTTCGATCGCCCAGATGGCGAGAAAGGCGCTGTCGCAACTCTGCTGTTGGGAGACGAGACCGGGACCGTTCGGGTTGTACTGTGGGATGAACGGGCCGGGGCAGTTGAGGAGATAGCAAAGGGGGATGTTCTGGAGGTCATCGGGCGTCACTCGGGTAAAAGTGCAAAAGAGATCTATGCACTTGCGCTGCGCAAAGCAAGCTGCACAATAGAATGCAATGTACCGGAAGACAGTGCTGAAAGCCTGAGGGCGGAACCCGTTGACCTCGACGTGCTTCTCATTGATCTTGAAGAGCCCCGTCCGTTTACCCGGAAGGATGGTACGGGCGGAGAGATGGTGGAAGCGGTGATCGGGGATGCACATGGCACAGCCCGCCTTGTCGCGTGGACTCCGGAGGTACTTGCAGGCATCCTCCCGGGAGCCTCCATTCACATTACGGGTGCAAAACCGAACATGCGGGGAGAGGGGCGGGCGTACAGTATAGATGACAAAAGCACTGTGGCAGTCACGGATGCGCAGGTGTCCACCCCGCTCACCCCAATCGGCTCTGTGGGCGATCGGGGCACCTATTCTGTGCAGGGGGACGTAAAACGGGTACAGGAACCGCGTGCGTTCAAAACCCGTGACGGAAGGGCATCATGGGTCAGGAATATTATCATAACTGACGGCAGGGATGATATCAACGTCGTATTATGGGGGGAGAAGGCGCTGCTCCCAATAACTCCCGGCACCCTGATCGAGATTTATTATTCGAAAGCGAAACCCGGAAGGTTCCATGACATAGAGCTGGGGGTTGGCCGGGGCAGTGCCATCAGGATTCCGGAGATGCAGTCCGGTGAGATTGTTTTTGAAGGGACGGTAATTATCAGCAACGGGAATACCTTTATTGACAACGGGCGGGTGCGATATCTTGTTGAAGGGTGCGATCTCCCCCGTTGGCACGAGGTGCGGGTGAATGGGATGATGTCAGGGAACAGGATCAAGCCGGGTAATTTTGAACCCCTGACCGTTTCTCCAGAAGAGGTCAGGAAAAAAGCAAAAGACCTGCAGGATATGCTGGTCCGATAA
- the radA gene encoding DNA repair and recombination protein RadA, with protein sequence MAEKPKEIEDLPGVGPSTAEKLREAGYLTIESVATTSPAELAEITEISEATAKKIIKAAREKADLDGFKTGKDIFEQRKDVRKISFRVPELDTLMGGGLETQAITEMYGEFGSGKSQIVHQMAVNVQLPEDDGGLNGSVIYIDTENTFRPERIEQMVNGLGIDGLDAQDFLNNIHIARAHTSDHQMLLVDNSRELANELKDSDKPFKLFIIDSLTAHFRAEYAGRGTLATRQQKLNRHMHELFKLIDEHNAVALVTNQVMSNPAVFFGDPTKPIGGNIVGHTATFRIYLRKSKGGKRIARLVDSPNLPEGEAPFIVEEAGLKPC encoded by the coding sequence ATGGCTGAAAAACCAAAAGAGATTGAGGACTTACCGGGTGTAGGCCCGAGTACGGCAGAAAAACTCCGCGAAGCCGGATATCTCACCATTGAGAGCGTTGCGACAACTTCACCGGCAGAGCTTGCCGAGATCACCGAGATCTCCGAAGCAACCGCAAAAAAGATCATCAAGGCAGCCCGCGAAAAGGCTGACCTTGACGGGTTCAAGACCGGAAAGGACATCTTTGAACAGAGAAAGGATGTACGGAAAATCTCGTTCCGCGTCCCCGAACTGGATACGCTGATGGGAGGCGGGCTGGAGACTCAGGCAATTACCGAGATGTACGGTGAGTTTGGTTCGGGTAAGAGTCAGATCGTCCACCAGATGGCAGTCAATGTCCAGCTTCCGGAAGATGATGGCGGGTTGAACGGGAGTGTCATCTACATCGATACTGAGAACACGTTCCGGCCGGAGCGAATCGAACAGATGGTCAACGGGCTTGGGATTGACGGGCTTGATGCCCAGGATTTTTTAAACAATATTCACATCGCCCGCGCACATACCTCAGACCACCAGATGCTTCTCGTGGATAATTCACGAGAACTTGCGAACGAACTCAAGGACAGCGATAAACCGTTCAAGCTCTTCATCATCGACTCGCTTACTGCCCATTTCAGGGCGGAATATGCCGGACGGGGCACGCTTGCGACACGCCAGCAGAAGCTGAACCGTCACATGCACGAGCTCTTCAAGCTCATTGATGAGCATAATGCGGTTGCGCTTGTAACCAACCAGGTGATGTCCAACCCTGCGGTCTTTTTCGGAGACCCGACAAAACCCATCGGCGGCAACATTGTCGGGCACACCGCAACGTTCCGGATCTACCTGCGCAAGAGTAAAGGCGGCAAACGCATTGCACGCCTTGTTGACAGCCCGAATCTCCCGGAGGGGGAGGCGCCGTTTATCGTTGAAGAGGCAGGTCTCAAGCCTTGTTAA
- a CDS encoding NFYB/HAP3 family transcription factor subunit, with amino-acid sequence MTELSQSAVERIMKKAGAGRVSADATATLANLMEEYGVFLAKEAKKMSDHAGRKTVRGSDVIIAAEMFK; translated from the coding sequence ATGACTGAATTATCCCAATCCGCTGTTGAACGGATCATGAAAAAAGCTGGTGCCGGGCGTGTCAGCGCCGATGCAACAGCAACACTTGCCAACCTTATGGAGGAATACGGCGTGTTTCTTGCAAAAGAGGCAAAAAAGATGTCAGATCATGCAGGCAGAAAGACCGTGAGAGGTTCTGATGTTATAATAGCAGCTGAAATGTTCAAATAA
- a CDS encoding CBS domain-containing protein: MDLSLIQKDILITLITLYYQHSHSIKGEEIADVIRRNPGTVRNQMQALKTIGLVDGVPGPKGGYIPTALAYKALNLSNAAGDYEVSISRNGEVVKGASVTEIDFTTLCHPDICHAVIKLVGSAKFFEIGDQIAIGPTPVNKLVIKGEVFGKDEAEQSLLISTSEMVSLPKKAIKYYMSSPLKTLQSSDTIRDAVALFNNCHIHGAPVIDRGNLRGIITMSDITKAIGNELPMTSKVSAVMTTDVVEVPSSTKLFEVVRKFKEREIGRLIVVEDGKPVGILTKSDIIRVFPSV; the protein is encoded by the coding sequence ATGGACTTATCCCTTATCCAGAAAGATATCCTCATCACTCTCATCACGCTTTATTACCAGCACTCCCATTCGATCAAGGGGGAGGAGATCGCGGATGTGATCCGGCGGAACCCCGGCACTGTCCGCAACCAGATGCAGGCATTAAAAACAATCGGGCTTGTCGATGGCGTGCCCGGCCCCAAAGGCGGGTACATACCCACCGCCCTTGCCTACAAAGCGCTCAACCTGAGTAATGCCGCGGGTGACTATGAAGTCAGCATCAGCCGGAACGGGGAAGTCGTAAAAGGGGCAAGTGTAACGGAGATCGATTTCACCACCCTCTGTCATCCCGATATCTGCCATGCGGTCATCAAACTGGTCGGAAGCGCCAAATTTTTTGAGATTGGCGACCAGATTGCCATTGGCCCGACACCGGTAAACAAGCTGGTCATCAAGGGAGAGGTGTTTGGAAAGGATGAAGCGGAACAGTCTTTATTGATCTCCACGTCAGAGATGGTCTCCCTCCCGAAAAAGGCAATAAAATATTACATGAGTTCGCCATTAAAAACCCTGCAGAGCTCTGACACCATCCGTGATGCGGTGGCTCTATTTAATAACTGTCATATCCACGGGGCGCCAGTCATCGATCGGGGAAATCTACGGGGTATCATCACCATGAGCGATATCACCAAGGCGATTGGAAACGAGCTGCCGATGACAAGCAAGGTATCTGCCGTAATGACTACGGATGTTGTTGAAGTCCCGTCCAGTACAAAACTATTTGAGGTGGTGCGGAAGTTCAAGGAACGGGAGATCGGCCGGCTCATTGTGGTTGAGGACGGAAAACCCGTGGGGATCCTTACCAAGTCCGATATCATCAGGGTTTTCCCATCGGTATAA
- a CDS encoding presenilin family intramembrane aspartyl protease — MDYKRLIPFLAMPLLLILVEIVALVLSLPVQEAGITAFEDPTSVANIGIFVLILLVFTGFLLLLIRFGLKKIIALVIAVSIFLSFCYIFSAIVNTAIGMTDAAVLLMLALSLGATVLLYKYPEWYVIDTLGVLIAAGVASIFGVSLDIVPVVVLLILLAVYDAISVYKTKHMITLAEGVIDLKTPILFVIPKRRDYSFIREGIGKLEEGGERAAFIMGMGDLIMPSILVVSANVFMKGYRVLGFINLPAIGAIIGSLAGLVVLLYFVNSGRPQAGLPPLNGGTLTGFALGWALSSLL; from the coding sequence ATGGACTACAAACGACTTATCCCGTTCCTTGCCATGCCACTGCTGCTGATTCTCGTCGAGATTGTGGCGCTCGTCCTCTCGCTTCCGGTGCAGGAAGCCGGCATCACGGCCTTTGAGGACCCAACTTCAGTGGCAAACATCGGCATATTTGTTCTCATCCTGCTGGTCTTCACCGGCTTTTTGCTCCTGCTCATCAGATTTGGCTTAAAAAAGATTATTGCTCTTGTGATCGCCGTCTCCATTTTTCTCTCGTTCTGCTATATATTCTCGGCGATCGTCAATACCGCTATCGGCATGACGGATGCCGCGGTCCTGCTGATGCTCGCGCTCTCTCTTGGCGCGACAGTCCTGCTCTATAAATACCCTGAATGGTACGTGATCGATACGCTCGGGGTACTCATCGCCGCGGGCGTGGCATCCATCTTCGGTGTTTCGCTCGATATTGTCCCGGTTGTCGTCCTGCTGATTCTTCTTGCAGTCTACGACGCGATCTCGGTGTACAAGACCAAACACATGATCACGCTTGCTGAAGGGGTCATCGACCTTAAAACACCGATCCTCTTTGTGATCCCCAAGAGGCGTGACTATTCGTTCATACGCGAGGGCATCGGGAAGCTGGAAGAAGGAGGAGAGCGGGCTGCATTCATCATGGGGATGGGCGATCTTATCATGCCCTCCATCCTCGTCGTGTCTGCCAATGTCTTTATGAAGGGCTACCGGGTGCTGGGATTTATCAACCTGCCAGCCATTGGTGCAATCATCGGCTCGCTGGCCGGGCTCGTGGTGCTCCTGTATTTTGTGAATTCGGGACGCCCCCAGGCAGGGCTCCCGCCCCTCAACGGCGGCACGCTTACCGGATTTGCCCTGGGGTGGGCGCTTTCGTCACTTTTGTAG
- the lysA gene encoding diaminopimelate decarboxylase, protein MKLPPHLMIQKGHLCISGQDCVALAEKYGTPLYVTSEDRICEQFENYRKALTARYPKVQVLFAAKANGNLAVIRALAQLGAGADVFSSGELRLALDAGMSPEKLLFNGSSKTPEDLALAVEKGVRVSADSLDELHQLDAAAKAAGKVAKIAFRVNPALEVPTHPKIATGLATSKFGIPHKEIPTAYREALTCKNIKPVGLHCHIGSQILDVEPFARAAEVMVRIARELTDMGVQLEFIDLGGGLGIPYHHDTDPAPTPEDYSAKVVPVFREGVEACGISPELWVEPGRSLVADSTVLLTRVNSTKNAHKRFANVDAGFNLLIRPAMYDAYHEVIVANRADAPLSTEYTVTGPICETGDILAPDRRLPPVAAGDLIAVLDAGAYGFAMSSQYNCRPRCPEVLIQGTRAALMRRGETISDITAAMELPPWQK, encoded by the coding sequence TTGAAACTACCCCCCCACCTCATGATACAAAAAGGTCATCTTTGCATCAGCGGGCAGGACTGCGTTGCACTTGCGGAGAAATATGGGACACCTCTGTATGTTACAAGCGAAGACCGGATTTGCGAACAGTTCGAAAACTACAGGAAAGCACTAACGGCCCGGTACCCGAAAGTGCAGGTCCTCTTTGCGGCAAAGGCAAACGGCAACCTCGCTGTGATAAGGGCACTTGCACAGCTGGGCGCCGGGGCTGATGTCTTCTCATCAGGCGAACTCCGCCTCGCGCTTGATGCCGGCATGAGCCCGGAAAAACTGCTTTTTAACGGCAGCTCAAAGACGCCCGAGGATCTTGCTCTCGCGGTGGAAAAGGGCGTAAGAGTCTCGGCGGACTCGCTCGATGAGCTCCACCAGCTCGATGCAGCAGCAAAAGCAGCGGGGAAGGTTGCGAAGATCGCGTTCCGCGTGAACCCGGCGCTCGAAGTGCCAACGCACCCGAAGATTGCCACCGGGCTTGCAACAAGCAAGTTCGGCATTCCCCATAAAGAGATCCCAACGGCGTACCGTGAGGCGCTTACATGCAAAAACATAAAACCAGTCGGGCTTCACTGCCACATCGGCTCGCAGATCCTTGATGTGGAACCGTTCGCCCGGGCTGCGGAAGTGATGGTGCGTATCGCCAGGGAACTGACAGACATGGGCGTGCAGCTCGAGTTCATCGATCTCGGCGGCGGGCTTGGCATTCCCTATCACCACGACACAGATCCTGCACCGACTCCGGAGGATTATTCTGCAAAGGTTGTCCCTGTCTTCAGGGAGGGGGTCGAAGCATGCGGGATCAGTCCTGAACTCTGGGTCGAGCCCGGGCGCTCGCTTGTTGCCGATTCCACCGTGCTCCTCACAAGGGTCAACTCAACAAAGAACGCTCACAAGAGGTTTGCCAACGTGGACGCGGGTTTCAACCTGCTCATACGTCCAGCGATGTACGATGCATACCATGAAGTGATAGTCGCAAACAGGGCAGATGCCCCCCTGTCGACAGAATACACCGTCACTGGTCCGATCTGCGAGACCGGGGACATCCTCGCACCGGACCGCAGGCTCCCCCCGGTTGCAGCCGGCGATCTCATCGCAGTGCTCGACGCGGGGGCATACGGGTTTGCAATGTCGTCCCAGTATAACTGCCGGCCACGCTGTCCAGAGGTGCTTATTCAGGGGACGCGTGCAGCTTTGATGCGGAGGGGCGAGACCATCAGCGACATCACTGCCGCCATGGAACTCCCTCCCTGGCAAAAATAG
- a CDS encoding phosphoglycolate phosphatase, giving the protein MLKALLTDIDGTITDPSRRIHTAAITAIRLLQDNGVEVVFASGNTACFMDAVCKMTGTRGTFIAENGGVFRIGYNGHLHIKGDQAVCKQALGLVQTHYLKKGIELDLYSPTYRFADLAFARTVPVKEVEKIVAGLPVRVIDTGYAIHLQAHGTDKGSALGALAQEMNLQASDFLAIGDSVNDVSMLRKAGTGIAVANAHPDTKAAAAFVTKKEYGDGFVEAVEKYFSYLRPR; this is encoded by the coding sequence TTGTTAAAAGCACTCCTGACCGATATTGACGGGACGATCACCGATCCGTCCCGCCGCATCCACACCGCTGCAATTACTGCAATCCGTTTATTGCAGGACAACGGCGTAGAGGTTGTGTTTGCGAGCGGGAATACAGCATGTTTCATGGATGCGGTCTGTAAAATGACGGGTACCCGCGGGACATTCATTGCGGAGAACGGGGGGGTGTTCCGTATCGGGTATAACGGCCACCTGCACATTAAAGGGGATCAGGCAGTCTGCAAGCAGGCGCTGGGGTTGGTGCAAACCCATTATCTTAAAAAAGGGATAGAGCTGGATCTATACAGCCCCACCTACCGGTTTGCAGATCTCGCGTTTGCCCGGACAGTTCCGGTTAAAGAGGTGGAAAAAATTGTCGCAGGCCTGCCAGTCCGGGTGATCGACACCGGCTACGCAATTCATCTGCAGGCACATGGGACAGATAAAGGATCTGCTCTCGGAGCACTCGCACAGGAGATGAATCTTCAGGCATCTGATTTCCTTGCCATCGGAGACTCGGTCAACGATGTTTCAATGTTGAGAAAGGCAGGAACCGGAATTGCGGTTGCAAACGCCCATCCGGACACAAAGGCGGCAGCAGCATTTGTGACAAAAAAAGAATATGGCGACGGATTTGTTGAAGCAGTTGAAAAATATTTTTCTTATCTCCGTCCAAGGTAG
- a CDS encoding 50S ribosome-binding GTPase, protein MEFEKLPTVPTADEILDRSFRRAAKKRKEKVNKDRANEEFVRAVSHAIHDRLVYIIRGFPEFEELPQFYRDMVEILYGLDRIKQALGAVGWAAKHTKMVGSELAFQSRKAPDPLVVRKRAVARLASMVHQIDKDLLFLNEVRNVLRQLPHIDDAFTIVIAGYPNVGKSSFIRRVSTATPEIASYPFTTKGVIVGHRDTGRDRVQFVDTPGILDRPGDERNAIEQQALSAVMNVADVILFIIDPSGHCGYPMEAQQHLLEEVKGLVGIPIVIVANKSDITRTDQYDSMSTESGEGVDEVLDQLLSYRPAPTKVTKAPTPGQIR, encoded by the coding sequence GTGGAGTTTGAAAAGCTACCGACGGTGCCAACGGCGGATGAGATCCTTGACCGGAGTTTTCGGCGTGCGGCAAAGAAGAGAAAAGAGAAGGTGAACAAGGACCGGGCGAATGAGGAGTTTGTCAGGGCTGTCAGCCATGCGATCCATGACCGTCTGGTGTATATCATCCGCGGTTTTCCGGAATTTGAAGAACTCCCTCAGTTTTACCGTGATATGGTGGAGATTTTATACGGCCTTGACCGGATCAAGCAGGCGCTGGGAGCGGTCGGGTGGGCAGCAAAACACACAAAAATGGTCGGGAGCGAGCTGGCATTCCAGTCAAGGAAAGCCCCGGACCCGCTCGTAGTGCGCAAGCGGGCGGTTGCCCGTCTCGCCTCCATGGTCCACCAGATCGACAAGGACCTGCTGTTTTTGAACGAGGTGCGCAATGTCCTGCGGCAGCTTCCTCATATCGATGATGCATTTACCATTGTGATTGCAGGGTACCCGAATGTCGGCAAATCGTCATTCATCCGCCGGGTTTCCACGGCAACCCCGGAAATTGCATCCTACCCGTTCACCACAAAGGGTGTGATTGTCGGGCACCGGGATACAGGAAGGGACCGGGTCCAGTTTGTCGATACCCCCGGGATCCTCGACCGCCCGGGTGACGAGCGCAACGCGATTGAGCAGCAGGCACTTTCTGCTGTAATGAATGTGGCTGACGTGATCCTCTTTATAATTGACCCGTCGGGACACTGCGGGTATCCCATGGAGGCGCAGCAGCACCTGCTCGAAGAAGTGAAAGGACTGGTCGGGATTCCCATCGTCATCGTTGCAAACAAATCAGATATCACCCGGACCGATCAGTATGATTCGATGTCAACGGAAAGCGGGGAGGGTGTCGATGAGGTGCTCGATCAACTTCTCTCCTACCGTCCCGCGCCTACAAAAGTGACGAAAGCGCCCACCCCAGGGCAAATCCGGTAA
- a CDS encoding LL-diaminopimelate aminotransferase — protein sequence MYAARMNNLPPYLFARIDEMKLEQQKKGTDIIDLGVGDPDLPTPDHIVASLCKAAHDPDNHHYPSYAGMPAYRSAVAAWYKKRFGVGLDAGKEVVALMGSKDGIAHIAEAFVNPGDYVLSPSPGYPVYRTGTLFAEGRVHEMPLVKKNGFVPVLDEIPEKVAKASKLMFINYPNNPTAAVAPAGFYKEVVDFARDHNIVVVSDNAYSEIAYDGYRAPSFLETKGAMEVGIEMHSLSKTYNMTGWRIGMAVGNADILSGLGRVKTNVDSGVFNAVQHAAITALSGPQDCVKMACDVYQERRDVMIAGLRSLGFDIPAPKATFYIWLPVNDCMAFVAKLLTEAGIVATPGVGFGSSGEGYVRFAITRPVGRINEAIERMRRLSL from the coding sequence ATGTATGCAGCACGCATGAACAATCTCCCGCCGTACCTTTTTGCACGGATCGACGAGATGAAGCTTGAGCAGCAGAAAAAAGGCACCGATATCATCGACCTCGGGGTGGGAGACCCGGACCTCCCTACTCCTGACCATATCGTCGCCTCTCTCTGCAAAGCGGCTCATGACCCGGACAACCACCATTATCCATCCTATGCCGGCATGCCCGCGTACCGGAGCGCGGTTGCAGCCTGGTATAAAAAAAGGTTCGGCGTCGGGCTTGATGCAGGAAAAGAAGTCGTCGCTCTCATGGGTTCAAAGGACGGGATTGCCCATATCGCCGAGGCGTTTGTGAATCCCGGTGACTATGTCCTCTCCCCGAGCCCTGGATACCCGGTCTACCGGACCGGTACCCTCTTTGCGGAAGGGAGGGTGCATGAGATGCCGCTTGTCAAAAAGAATGGCTTTGTGCCAGTCCTTGATGAAATCCCGGAAAAAGTTGCAAAAGCGAGTAAACTCATGTTCATCAATTACCCGAACAACCCGACCGCAGCGGTCGCACCGGCAGGGTTCTATAAAGAGGTCGTGGACTTTGCCCGTGACCACAACATTGTAGTCGTTTCGGACAATGCATACTCCGAGATTGCGTACGATGGCTACCGGGCTCCTTCGTTTCTGGAGACAAAAGGGGCGATGGAAGTCGGCATTGAGATGCACTCGCTCTCAAAGACCTATAACATGACCGGCTGGCGGATCGGGATGGCGGTTGGCAATGCGGATATCCTGTCCGGGCTCGGGCGGGTCAAGACCAACGTGGACTCCGGGGTCTTCAACGCGGTGCAGCATGCGGCAATCACAGCCCTCTCCGGCCCGCAGGACTGTGTAAAGATGGCGTGCGATGTCTACCAGGAGCGCCGGGACGTAATGATCGCCGGGCTGCGTAGCCTTGGCTTTGATATTCCGGCACCGAAGGCGACGTTCTATATCTGGCTGCCGGTAAATGACTGCATGGCATTTGTGGCAAAACTCCTTACCGAGGCAGGAATTGTGGCAACACCAGGTGTCGGATTCGGTTCAAGTGGCGAGGGGTATGTGCGGTTTGCGATTACGCGCCCGGTAGGGCGGATCAATGAGGCGATTGAGCGGATGAGGAGGCTTTCCCTTTGA
- a CDS encoding PRC-barrel domain-containing protein, whose translation MTRVFARSLSRKKVMTNDGKLIGTLKNIRVDFDSGQVIELLIHPDQTFDTTNYEMEDDKILKFPFEAVKDIKDYIVVDRYLGRR comes from the coding sequence ATGACACGCGTATTTGCCCGCAGTCTCTCACGAAAAAAGGTTATGACCAATGACGGGAAGCTCATCGGAACCCTCAAGAATATCAGGGTCGATTTTGATTCCGGGCAGGTCATTGAATTGCTCATCCATCCTGACCAGACATTTGACACAACAAATTATGAGATGGAGGATGACAAGATCCTGAAATTCCCGTTTGAGGCAGTCAAGGACATCAAGGACTATATCGTCGTTGACCGCTACCTTGGACGGAGATAA